The Halorhabdus rudnickae DNA segment CGGGCAGTTCCGGCCGGCTTGGTCGGCTACTGGGCCGCCTGCAGAGCTGAGCGGCCGATCGGATCGGTCCACACCCCCATTCGGTTTTGCCCATCTCACGCAATACTGTTATGTGTCCGGACACCCTACGGTCGACGATGACTGACGAAAAATACGTCGAACAGATTCGAGAGCAGCGCGAAGAGAAGGAGACGTACTTCGCCGAACATCCGCAGTCGCCGATCCCCGGGCACGCCGACTTCGCGGGGTTGGACTACTACGAGGTCGATCCCGCCTACCGGTACGAACTCCCGCTGTCCGAATACGACGAGAAAGAACGGATCACGGTCGAGACGACCGCCGAGGGGTCCCAGGAGTACATCCGCCGGGGCGAGTTCACCTTCGAGATCGACGGTGAGAATGTGACCCTGCAGGCCTACAAGCCGGCATCGGGTGAGGATCGGTTCTGGGTTCCGTTCCGGGACGAGACCAACGGCGAAGAGACCTACGGGGCCGGTCGATACGTCGATCTAGAACCCGACCACCACCGGACGGACGACGGAACGTGGATTCTCGATCTCAACCTGGCGTACAACCCGACGTGTGCGTACAATGGAGCCTACGAGTGCCCGCTGATCCCGACAGAGAACTGGCTGAACGTGGCCGTCGAGGCCGGCGAGAAGGAGTATCCGGGCGAACCGATCGGTCACGAGCACTGATTTGTCCCCGGCGTCTCCGAGGTGTTTGAGTTCGGATGGGATGAGTACCAATAGTTCCTTTGAGCGTGGGCCCCCTGGTCGTGCATGGACATCGGACGTGCCGATATTGCAATGTTCGTCTACAACACTGCGACTGTGATGTCGGGCGCGTACGTGGCGATCACGATCGGTATCGAAGACACGATGGTCATGCTCCCGGTCGCAATCGGCCTCGGATTCGCCTGGACGGTCTACTACCACGTGAGTATGGCGTCGTTGCTTGAGGACATCCGGACGGGTGATCTTATCCCGGACGACAAGTCCGAGGCAAATACAGACTCGAACATGGGCGACACCGAAAGCGAGACGGAACCACTCGAAGACGATGGCGAATACCGCGGTGCCAAGCCCCCCTGGAGCCAGGAGTGACAGACGATGCGACGGGGCTCAGCCGTCAGAACGCTTAAGTCCCGACTCGCCAGATGTGAACACATGACGTCGGGTGTTCCTGGGAGCGAGACCGAGACGGACGTCAGCGTCAGGGCAGAGATCATCGACGATCGAACGGTGATCGTCGTCGACGGCACAACAGACGTCGCGGTCGTCGTCAACTCGGCGTCGGGCGAGCGCGTCTACCTGCCGCCCGAGAAAGCGGTGAGTGACACTGATTCGCGATCGGACGAACGAGAGGACAGTCCTTACGAGGGAGTCCCCAGCGACAGTCCCTACGAGGGCCTTCAGGACGACAGTCCCTACGAAGGGATACCGGGCGACAGCCCCTACGAAGGGATACCGAGCGACAGCCCCTACGAAGGAGTTCCCAGCGACAGCCCCTACGAGGGGAATCAGGGAGACAGTCCCTACGAAGGTGTTCCGAGCGACAGCCCCTACGAGTCGGGCCACACGCCGGAGACCACCTTCGGCGTCGTCCCGACCGAAGACGGTTTCCGGATCGTCCACCCCGAACCGGCGAGTGACGTCCGATTCCTGCGTTGAGTCAGACCCCGGGGATGTTTCGAGCAGAAGCCGCTCCTGTTCGTCAGCAGGCGACGGCACAAATCGACCGTCCCCGTCGAGTAGCTCCCGACAGGAGTTGGCTTCACCCGTCGAGAATCTCTCGATAGAACTCGACGTGTTCGTCGGCGACTGTCTCCCAAGATCGATGCTCGTAGTCGGGGAGTGGGCCGGCGTCGAGCGCACGTCCGATCCCGGTCGCGATCGAACGGGAGTTCGGTTCGACTTCGACGATACAGCCCTCCGGCAGGACCTCGGCCGCGCCGGATTCGCAGGCGACGACCCGCGTGCCGGCGGACAGTGACTCGACGATCGTGATGCCAAAGGGTTCGGCCAGCGACGGCGAGACGAACACGTCGGCGCTTTCGTAATAGTCACCCAGTTCCGACTCCGGGACGTAGCCGACGAACTCGACCATGTCTTCGACGCCCAGTATCTCGACGAAGCGCTTCAGCCGCCCGGTCAGATGGCCAGTCCCGCCGACCACGAGCGTCACTTCCTCGCGATCGAGGCGATCCATGGCATAGACGAGGTGGTCGATCCCCTTCTGGTGGGTGTGTCGACCGACAAAAAACAGCATCTCGCCGCCGATACCCAGTTCCGCGGCGACGTCCCGTCCCGTCGTCTGCACCGAGGAAAACCCGTTGTAGATCACTTGCGCGTCGCCATCGTAGTGCTCGCGGACGGCCCGACGAGTGACCTCGCTTACCGCAATCAGGTGATCTGTCTGGTCGACAACCTGCTGTTCGGTCCGGATCTCTCGATCCGGCGGGTACCGATTGCGGTCACTCGTCAGCGAGTGAAACGTCGTTACCCACTCGAGATCGTGGGCGGCCTGGGCCTGCGAACCGGGCCCGTAGCCGAACCAGTCGTGGGAGTGGACGATGTCGGCGTCGGCGGCGTACTCGACGAACTCCCCGGATAGCCGATCGATCCGGTCGGCGACACTCCCCTCGCCGGTCGGAACGCCGTGGATCCCCTCGCGATCCGGCGCGTACTCGGCGGGCAATACCAGTTCGATCTCAACGTCCGCCCGAGCGTCGAACTGTTCGAACAACTCGCCGACGGCCGTATCGAGGCCGCCGCTCACGTTCGGCGGAAACCCCCAGCCGAGCATCAGCACCTTCGGAACCATGCGTTGTCGGTGATTGCGGCGGATCGTACTTGACTGTTCGCTCCGGGAAACGACGTCGATACCACCTCGGAAACGACGTCGATACCACCTCGGAAACGACGTCGACACCACCTCGAAGACGACTGGTCGCCTACTCGGAGTCGCGGTACTGATCCCACACCCACGGGTCCGGTGGCGTCTGTGTGAGCGAGGTGTGGGCCCCGATCTGGGCGTTCGAGATGCTGACATCCTCTAGTTCGGTCTCCTCGTCGACGAGCGAGGAAAAGATCCGACAACTCTCCAGTCTCGCGTCCGGGAAGACGACCGACCGTTCGAGTTTCGAATCGACGACTGTCGCGCCCTCCATGACGTGGACGTTTTCGCCGAGGTCCGACTCCTCGACCGTTGCCTCGGGATGAACGAGTGTCCCGCCGTCGAGGTACCACGAGACGGCATCGAGGTATCCGTCGGGCGTGCCGATGTCGAACCAGGCACCCTCGAAGGGGAAGGCGTACACCGGCTCGCGATCGATAAGCCACTGGATGAACCAGCCGGGTTCGTCCGGGTTGTTCTCTCCCGAAAGGTACGTCTCGAAGAGGCCGACCGTCTCCGCGGGGAACGCATAACACGCGATCGAGACGAGCGTGCTCGGCGGCTCGTCGGGCTTCTCCTGGAACTCAATGACTCGATCGTCTTCGACGTCGATTACACCGTACTGCGTGGCACTCTCCAGATCGCCGACGTCATAGGCGGCCAGTGTCGGTCCGTCGTTGGTCTCGAAGGCGTCGATGAACGCCGAGATGTCGAAGCTGATCAGATTGTCCCCGGCGATCACCAGCGTGTCACTGTCGATGCCCTCCCGCTCGACGAGTTCGCCAAGCGCACCAACGACGCCGAACTTCTCGTCCTCCGCGCGGGTTTCCTCGACCGACACAGTCGGCTTCTCGAAGGGCGAGTCCGCGAGATGGCTGCGGAACTCCCCGGCGAACTCCTGGTTCGTCGAGACGTGGACGTTCTCGACCCTGTCGTCATCCTCGAGTTCGCGAAAGATCCGGTCAATCACGGTCGTGTCGCCGATCGGCAGGAACATTTTCGGCCGATTCCGCGTGATTGGCCACAGGCGCGTCGCGAACCCACCAGCGAGGACAATCGCGTCCATGCGGAGAGGTAGCACACCAATCCTCTTTGATGTGTCGATCGGGTCAAAATGGATCAGTCCGGGATACAGAGTGTACACAGCCCCGACTCAGCCGGGTCACCGCGGTTCGTCGTGTCTAAAAGGTCGTCACGTAACTCGTATTGCTACACACATTACCGGTTGTGAACTCCACCCACGAAGAAACTGGCCCTTATTTCTAGTTCTTTGGACATATTATAAATTAGTCATTTGATTCGCGTGGTACTACTTCCCGTGAAGAGGCAGACTATTGGTACAATCACAGACCTGTCTTGGCTCTTCTGGAGTCGATCAGTCGAGACCCGTCCGGAAATCTGTTCGTCAGATATTCTTCCCGGATGTTCACTCCCGTTTCCAGCGTGTGGGAACGCCCGCTCAAACTAAACTGGCGGGCGATGAATGTGGAAACGGAAGTAAAACGATGGTAGAAGTAGACCAAAACCTCTGTACGGGCTGTGAGATCTGCGCGAGCGTCGCGCCGGAAACGTTCGAGATGGACGGCGGCACGGCCGTCGCCATCAGCGATGAAGTGACGCCGGAAGCCGAACAGGCCGAACAGCAGTGCCCCGTCGACGCAATTTCGCTGTAGCCCGTCCGGTTTTCAACGGAATTTTTCGTGGATCGAGATGTAGCGACATAACCGCCTATTGAATACGCTACCCGTATTTCTCTGGCGACCATCACCGGCCGGAGTGCGGTCGCTGACTCGGCGATTGAGATTGTTATATCCCCACAATACTTTAGCAATGCAGCGACGAAGTCTCCCCCATGACAGAGACGTTTCTGATCGTCGGTGGCGACGCCGCCGGAATGAGTGCGGCGAGCAAGGCCAAACGGGACGATCCCGATCGGGAAGTCGTCGTGCTGGAACGCGGTGAATGGGTCTCCTACGGGGCCTGTGGACTCCCTTACTACGTCAAGGGCGAGATCGACGACCTTGAGGACCTCGTCGCGATCCCGGCCGAGCGCTTTCAGGAGGAACGTGACATCGACCTCCGGACAGGCCACGAAGCGGCCGCGATCGACCCCGAAGACCAGACGGTGACCGTCGAAACGGACGAGCGGACATACACCCAATCCTACGACGAACTGTTGGTCGCCACGGGTGCACGCGCCATCGCCCCGCCGATCGACGGCCTAGACCGTGACGGTGTGTTTACGCTCCAGACGATGGAGGCGGGACGGGAGTTAAAAGAGTACGTCGACGCCCAAGCGGGGGATACCGTCGGGATCATCGGCGGTGGCTACATCGGTATCGAACTGGCAGAGGCTTTCCGGGGCCAGAACCTCGACGTGGAACTGTTCGAGATGCGTTCACACGTTTTGGAGCCGTTCGGATCGGAGGTCGCCAAGACGGTCGAAAGCGAACTCCGAGACAACGACGTCGCCGTCCACACCGATACCCGGGTCGACCGCGTCGCCGGTGACGATCGCGTCAGGACCGTGATCACGCCGGACGGCAAGTTCCCGGTCGACGCCGTCCTCGTGGCGGCCGGCGTCCAGCCGCGGGTCGAACTCGCCGAGTCGGCCGGGATCGACGTCGGCCCGACGGGAGCGCTTGCCACCGACCAGTACGGGCGGACGAACGTCGAGAGCGTCTACGCCGCGGGTGACTGCGCGGAGATAATCCACGCGGTCACCGGCGATCCGGCCCACGTTCCGCTCGCGTTGACAGCCAACCGTGCCGGACGCGCCGTCGGCGCCACGGTCGCGGGCGAGCCCACACCGGTCGGCGAGATCGCCGGCACGGCCGTCCTGAAGGCCTTCGATCTCGAAGTCGCCCGGACCGGGCTACTCGAAGACGAACGACTACGCGAGGCCGGGTTCGATCCCGTCTCGGTGTCGATCACTGCGGCCTCGCGGGCCCACTACTATCCGGGCGGCTCGGAAGTCGAGATCACGCTCGTCGGGGACGCCGACTCGGGGGCCGTCCTCGGCGCGAGCATGGTCGGTAAAGAGGGTGTCGCAAAGCGGATCGACACGGTCGCAGCTGCCATCCAGGGGGATATGAGCGTCACTGACCTGGCGTATCTAGATCTCTCGTATGCCCCGCCGTTCGGGCCGACGTGGGACCCCGTGCTCACGGCGGCGAAAGTTCTCGGCGGCAAGCTGTCGTGATCGGTCGAGAGCGATCGCGACCGTCCGGGAGCCCCGAGCATAACAGTATCCCGGTATCTTCGAACACCACGAGGAGCCCGGTAACACCGGGCTCGACGGCCCCGACAGGGCAAGTTAGCGCTCGCGCGCGACGACGAACTTCGCGAGGTCCTGGAGGTATTCCCGTGCCCGATCGTTCTCGGCGGAAAGGGCTCGGAGTCGATCGAGTGCCCGCTCGGACTCCTCGTGGGCCCGCTCGTCGGCCTCCGCCGGCGAGAGGTCGGTGACCTGGACGATCGAAGGGCGTTCCATCTGGCGATCGTGCCCCGCGGGCTTGCCGAGTTGTTCGGCGTCGCTCGTTGCATCGAGCACGTCGTCGCGCATCTGGAAGGCGATCCCGACACGCTCGGCGTATTCCCCGTAGGCTTCGATAATGTGGGCGTCGGCGTCGGCCGCGATCGCGCCGAGTTCCGCCGCCGCCCGGAACAGCGCACCGGTCTTGCGACGGGCGAGCCCGCGATACTCCCTCTCGTTTTCGGGGCTAGCGACCAGTTCCGTCGCCTCACCCTCGCCGAGATCGACCATCGCTTCCGAGACGGCCCGCATCGCCCGTTCGTCACTCGAAAACAGGGCGAACGCCTCCCCGAGCAGCCCGTCGCTGGCGACGATCGCCGGTCCGTGACCGAACGCCGACCACGCGCTGGGCGACCCGCGGCGGAGTTCCGACTCGTCGATGATGTCGTCGACGACCAGCGAGGCGTTGTGTACGAGTTCGACCCCGACTGCGAAGTCGACAGCGTCCTCCGGATCACCACCGGCCGCTTCACAGACGAGCAGCGTCACCGTCGGTCGCACTCGTTTGCCCCCGGCAAGGACAACATCCTCGAGTTCGCGTTCGAGTTCCCCGGGTTCGACCGACGAGAGGAGATCCTCGAGTCGCTCCTCGACGAGATCCCGCCGTCGCTCCAGGTAATCCATCGTGCGTTCTAGGGGCCCGGACGGACAAGTACGTGACGAAGGGGTCACCGGGACCCGAATACCGATTCGACGTTCGTGGGGACGCCGATCCCGCTCAGAGTTCCTGGTCGTCCTCGTCCGGGAAGGAGATCAGGTTTTCTCGACCGATCCGGAGTTTCTCTATGTGTCCGTCATCGGCCATCGACGAGAGCAACTGAGAGACCTTCGCGTTCGACCAGCCGGTCTCCTCGACGATAGCGGCCTGTTTCATCCGCCCGCCGTTGTGCTCGATCAACGCCTCGACGTATTCCTCGTCGCTCAGGAGTTCCCGATCGATTGCCGGCGAGTCGTCGTCGGTTTCGGAGACCGCCCCGCCTGCCGGAACGGCATCCGCGCCAACGGACTCGTTTCCGGCCTCCGGACGGTCCGGCTCGGATCCGGTGTCGTCGATTTCATCGGACGAGTCGGGCACGGACGCCGAACGCGCATCGTCGACGTCGGTCGGCGACCGCTGTCGGAACAGGTATATACCGACGACAGCCCCGACGGCCATCACCACGAGCGCCATCGCCTGCAAAGAGAACCCACCGCCGGATCCCGACGGCGTCGTCTCGAGTCGGTACGTGATCGAGAGAGCGGACGGATCCAGCGACGTCGGCCCGGTCCAGAAGATCGTCCGGTTCGAGAACTCCTTGGGCGCGCTCGTGATCTCGGAAGACGGAGGCGACTGGATCACCAGGCGCTGAGTCGCCGTCAATCCGTCCAGCCAGGTCCCACTGGGCGAGGCGAACGCGTCGCCGACCGCCAGGGATGATCCATCACGAGAGGAGAAATTCCCCCACGTGAACCCGAGTTCGAGACGGCCCGTCTCGTTGCTGACGGTCGCGTTACGCGTGACGTCCCGGAGCGTCATCTCGCGCCCGGTGGCCTGGCTGGCGAGGTCGGCGAACCGTCGGAACGTCTCGATCGAGAGGGCATCGCTCTCGCCGGCCTCGAAGGTGTCACCCGTTGA contains these protein-coding regions:
- a CDS encoding helix-turn-helix transcriptional regulator; protein product: MPPLSRVAALALGAALLVLLSAGLVVGGASPQQMTGDAPTTSPQQVSGEEPTTNTTIAIALEATGDARWTVSMTVPLDDETDVEAFRSTGDTFEAGESDALSIETFRRFADLASQATGREMTLRDVTRNATVSNETGRLELGFTWGNFSSRDGSSLAVGDAFASPSGTWLDGLTATQRLVIQSPPSSEITSAPKEFSNRTIFWTGPTSLDPSALSITYRLETTPSGSGGGFSLQAMALVVMAVGAVVGIYLFRQRSPTDVDDARSASVPDSSDEIDDTGSEPDRPEAGNESVGADAVPAGGAVSETDDDSPAIDRELLSDEEYVEALIEHNGGRMKQAAIVEETGWSNAKVSQLLSSMADDGHIEKLRIGRENLISFPDEDDQEL
- a CDS encoding DUF1684 domain-containing protein — encoded protein: MTDEKYVEQIREQREEKETYFAEHPQSPIPGHADFAGLDYYEVDPAYRYELPLSEYDEKERITVETTAEGSQEYIRRGEFTFEIDGENVTLQAYKPASGEDRFWVPFRDETNGEETYGAGRYVDLEPDHHRTDDGTWILDLNLAYNPTCAYNGAYECPLIPTENWLNVAVEAGEKEYPGEPIGHEH
- a CDS encoding ferredoxin; translated protein: MVEVDQNLCTGCEICASVAPETFEMDGGTAVAISDEVTPEAEQAEQQCPVDAISL
- a CDS encoding sugar phosphate nucleotidyltransferase, with the translated sequence MDAIVLAGGFATRLWPITRNRPKMFLPIGDTTVIDRIFRELEDDDRVENVHVSTNQEFAGEFRSHLADSPFEKPTVSVEETRAEDEKFGVVGALGELVEREGIDSDTLVIAGDNLISFDISAFIDAFETNDGPTLAAYDVGDLESATQYGVIDVEDDRVIEFQEKPDEPPSTLVSIACYAFPAETVGLFETYLSGENNPDEPGWFIQWLIDREPVYAFPFEGAWFDIGTPDGYLDAVSWYLDGGTLVHPEATVEESDLGENVHVMEGATVVDSKLERSVVFPDARLESCRIFSSLVDEETELEDVSISNAQIGAHTSLTQTPPDPWVWDQYRDSE
- a CDS encoding DUF7510 family protein — encoded protein: MTSGVPGSETETDVSVRAEIIDDRTVIVVDGTTDVAVVVNSASGERVYLPPEKAVSDTDSRSDEREDSPYEGVPSDSPYEGLQDDSPYEGIPGDSPYEGIPSDSPYEGVPSDSPYEGNQGDSPYEGVPSDSPYESGHTPETTFGVVPTEDGFRIVHPEPASDVRFLR
- a CDS encoding glycosyltransferase family 4 protein — its product is MVPKVLMLGWGFPPNVSGGLDTAVGELFEQFDARADVEIELVLPAEYAPDREGIHGVPTGEGSVADRIDRLSGEFVEYAADADIVHSHDWFGYGPGSQAQAAHDLEWVTTFHSLTSDRNRYPPDREIRTEQQVVDQTDHLIAVSEVTRRAVREHYDGDAQVIYNGFSSVQTTGRDVAAELGIGGEMLFFVGRHTHQKGIDHLVYAMDRLDREEVTLVVGGTGHLTGRLKRFVEILGVEDMVEFVGYVPESELGDYYESADVFVSPSLAEPFGITIVESLSAGTRVVACESGAAEVLPEGCIVEVEPNSRSIATGIGRALDAGPLPDYEHRSWETVADEHVEFYREILDG
- a CDS encoding FAD-dependent oxidoreductase, coding for MTETFLIVGGDAAGMSAASKAKRDDPDREVVVLERGEWVSYGACGLPYYVKGEIDDLEDLVAIPAERFQEERDIDLRTGHEAAAIDPEDQTVTVETDERTYTQSYDELLVATGARAIAPPIDGLDRDGVFTLQTMEAGRELKEYVDAQAGDTVGIIGGGYIGIELAEAFRGQNLDVELFEMRSHVLEPFGSEVAKTVESELRDNDVAVHTDTRVDRVAGDDRVRTVITPDGKFPVDAVLVAAGVQPRVELAESAGIDVGPTGALATDQYGRTNVESVYAAGDCAEIIHAVTGDPAHVPLALTANRAGRAVGATVAGEPTPVGEIAGTAVLKAFDLEVARTGLLEDERLREAGFDPVSVSITAASRAHYYPGGSEVEITLVGDADSGAVLGASMVGKEGVAKRIDTVAAAIQGDMSVTDLAYLDLSYAPPFGPTWDPVLTAAKVLGGKLS
- a CDS encoding polyprenyl synthetase family protein gives rise to the protein MDYLERRRDLVEERLEDLLSSVEPGELERELEDVVLAGGKRVRPTVTLLVCEAAGGDPEDAVDFAVGVELVHNASLVVDDIIDESELRRGSPSAWSAFGHGPAIVASDGLLGEAFALFSSDERAMRAVSEAMVDLGEGEATELVASPENEREYRGLARRKTGALFRAAAELGAIAADADAHIIEAYGEYAERVGIAFQMRDDVLDATSDAEQLGKPAGHDRQMERPSIVQVTDLSPAEADERAHEESERALDRLRALSAENDRAREYLQDLAKFVVARER